The genomic DNA ttgattgaagaaaaagatgtataataaataggggcatgtacgtaaagaaataattaatataccAGATGCTTGTACTAACCGGTTATATGCCAGATCAGATGCTTGTACTAAGGGCAAATTGGGAAATTGAGGGACATAAAAGATTTCGGGggccaataaataaataaataatgttctTAACCTTATTTATGCTGCTGCAGACGTACGTGCGTATGGATGCCGTTACAGTGCAACGGAAGAATTACTTAAACCCTGAATTCGATCGAGTGTCAAAACATTCAGAGCTGTAACGTAACATTTTGTCGTTACAAGTTATAACTGAATCGCTTCTTCCGTTGAGAATGATGGATCAACAACAAAATGCTCTTTCTGCTTCTGCTTCTCCATTAGATGCAGtcatcttcttttttctcaGTCTTATTCTTGGTGCTGCTTGCAGACACCTTTTCCATGGCACTCGAGTTCCTTACACTGTTTCTTTGCTCATCCTTGGCATTGCTATTGGTTCTTTAGGTTCTTCTTCTTActtctttaattattattgttactaTTACCTTAAATAACTTCACTCTTCgtctatttttatttgaaaaactaattttataatttatttgtatCATGTTATGTTATGCCAAAACGTAACTTACATTgacattttctcatttttaaacAGAATATGGTACTCATCATCGCCTGGGAATGCTTGGAAATGGGATTCGTCTTTGTAAGTTCTCATTCCATTCTCAAGTTATTCTGAAATTTACGTAATTCAATAGACTAGgcttttagaaaatatatatcaacTGATTCaagtgattattatttttaatatgcaGGGTCAGAGATTGATCCGGAGCTCCTGCTAGCTGTTTTCCTTCCTGCTCTCCTTTTTGAGAGCTCTTTCTCAATGGAAGTTCATCAAATTAAGGTTTCCATTCTTGGATATGAATATTAACTCACTTCTATTTTAGTTAAAAAGTGATGGTTGCAGTCTGTTATACTAGTTCTTTTCTCGTGTATGTTTCCATGCATTCTCACACTCTTGCATGATTATATACGTACACATCCAATTTTCTATGCATATTATATAAACTCTCGCCATCATGTAAAGGGGATTTTTATATGCTTTGGTGTGTTTTCTGGTGTAACTTGGAAACCGTTGTGTGTGATCTAAATTACATGAAACCTCAAAAAAAGTGTAGCAAAAAGAGAGAGCCATAGAAAGTGATCAACATGTAAATTGTAGATTTATCTCTTAGCTCACCTCAGCCACTGGAATTATGCTAACTGCACTTAAGGAAAAACTATGCTTATTTTACCACAGCAACAGCTTTGACAGCAAACATTTATATGAATAACACTTGATTTCCTCCTCGGCATTGCACCTTCCATACACACCAAATGATCACAATTGAAAATCCTCAATAATGGAAAACTCACAAAAAAATTCAGATGCCCAGCAAATCTCGCCAGTTTTATTAACATAAACTAAAGGAGACCATCTTGAAAATTAACCTAAATACTAAGAATTATAATGTAAATAGCAAGGGCTTAGAAATCTTTACTGCACTAAATGTTACTATGAAACTAATAGCTCTATCTCCGAGTTACTTGTGATCCCAAATGGAAGATGAGGAAACTAGATCAACAAAACTAGAAGTTGCTATGATCAAACCCTGCCGAGTAGGGTGCAAACTTGATGTTTCTATTATAATGTAAGTCATCACCTGTTGACTTATAAATGACTGATATTGCATCGCAAGTTTCCCTAATCTCGATTTGTTTCAATTGAGTGCAGAGGTGTATTGCACAAATGATCTTACTAGCTGGTCCAGGTGTTGTGCTTTCGACCATTTTTCTTGGAACTCTTTTGAAGGTATGAGAACCAATGTGTTTAGAATTCATCATTTGTGTCACATGGTTAAAGTTATACGTCATTTGTCATAATACAGCTTACTTTCCCGTATGGCTGGAGTTGGAAAACATCACTTTTGCTTGGGGGACTTCTTGGTGCATCTGATCCTGTTGCTGTTGTAGCCTTGTTGAAAGAACTTGGTGCCAGCAAAAAATTAAGCACAATAATTGAAGGGGAATCCGTGATGAATGATGGGTACTTTGTTTAGATCCCTTGACTCTTGTTTTCACCAACGTTCTTCCCTTCAAATGAATTACCAAATTTGCTATTAAATTTAGGTTGTAGGAAGTAGCTTAAAGCCTTGATCATTTATAATGAGTGACTATTTCTGCATGTGATGGTTCTTttagatgttttttatttggtcTTCTAGAAAGCTTAACCTTTGTTCTTGTCCAGGGTGGCTATTGTGGTTTATACCCTTTTCTATCGGATGGTTCTTGGAGAGACCTTCAATTGGCTTGCCATAATCAAATTTCTAGCACAAGTTTCACTTGGAGCGTAGGTTTAACCCACTTCTTCTCTGTTGGATAATGACACAATTTATCTTTGCTTATGTGATACTTTGATCGGTCCAGTGTAGGAATTGGTATTGCTTTCGGGATTGCATCTGTTTTATGGCTTGGGTTTATTTTTAATGATACAGTGATTGAGATTTCTCTAACACTTGCTGTTAGCTATGTTGCTTACTACACTGTAAGTTGCTTTCAAATTTGGTTTCAtcttttagtaattttagagATTATATTTGTATTATGAGTTATGAATAATTAATGCACATAATATGTATAATaccctagtttttttttaatgcatctTTCAGTAGGATAAGCGGTTATATCTGCTAAAAATCGTATCGTCGTAATGGGATTTTTTGGTGTGGTACTATTTAGAATTACTTCCATTCTTTTGCATGGAGAAATTGATGGTCAAAATCTTTTATAGGCTCAAGTGAGTGCGGAAGTTTCTGGTGTTTTGGCATTGATGTCATTCGGAATGTAAGTTGGCCGCTAGCACCAAATATCTATGCCACTTCTTGGAAAATTTGGTATTGAAATCTTTCTACAGGTTCTATTCTGCATTTACAAGGACAGCTTTTAAGGGTGAACGTCAACAAAGCTTTCATTACTTTTGGTATACCTTTTACGCATCCTTGTGTTAGTTGTGTAGGTAATTAGACGAGTCAGATTGACTCTACGGggaatattttattctttttaattttcaacttcTGCTTGTGTTTGTGGCACTAAAAGGAACAAAGAAAAGGAATCATAGGTTTTTCACTGAACAGTGAAGTCTCTGGCCTCCCTTCCTCAGTCCAAATATTCTTATCCTTAAAGTATTCTAGAACCTCGTGGATTCATCTAATGGCTTCATTAAGGGGTTGCTCGTTTTAAGTTGCACTGGGGATAGATATTTTGCTGAGCTAATTCTTTCTGCTTGatttcttgtttgtttttagATGCTTGTCCTCCAATTTTCTTTGTGATAAGCATAGATGAGGTTTACTTTTTAGAATGTagaagataaaatagaaataaagaaATGAAACAAGCCTAAAAGTTATATTATTTCTATTCGTAGCTGCAGAAAAGTTTTCCTATATAGTTGAGGGGTTAGTGGAACCAGTGGAGTCAAaggaagtaagaacattattctTTCCAGGCAaccaaaatgaataaaagaacTCTTCTTTACTTATACTATGGCAGGGTGTTGGGAAGTATATAAATAGTTTCTTATTGAGGTAGCTGTAATCTTAGTATTTATAATTTCTGGTATGTAAAATTTTGCTCTGCTGCTTAGTTTAGATGTATGAATTTCATTAAATGATTTACTTTTCGCTTGTTTTAACAACATGGTATTTAGAGTTGGACAAGAAACCACTTTTATTGTGTCTCTCATTTTCCATTACTCTGTTTTCAAATATAAAGGATTTTGATCCCTATTTATTTTTCTCCAGGGAAATGATTGCTTATATCGCcaatacaataattttcattttgaggTAAGAGCTCAGTTGGAATCttgaaatataatgatattaCTTGTGAAACAGGCTGTTGATGCCATTTGGATTGAGtgaggaatattttttttctggTTGAACACAGTTTTGAGCTGCCGTAATGCATTCTTACTAGTATATTACTTCCATTAATATATGTTCTTATCTTTTGCTTTGCAGTGGAGTTGTTATAGCTGAAGGAATACTCAGTGATGAACAAGTTTTTTCCCATGGTAGTATTCTCTTGAATCGCTTCTTAAGTTATATTCTTTGTTCAAGATGCCCTTGGATTATATTCTTAAATTTCATTTATTCGGGATAAACCATCCCATGGAAATCTTGAATGATAATACATGAAACCATTGCTAATTACTCCTTCCATCCCATTATGAGTGTCATAGATCATAGCTTATTTCACACAAATTAAGGAGAAACTACAAATGAAAGAAAGTACACAGCGATTTTGCCAAATTAACCTTATTAATCATTGGTGGATTcaccattatcataaatgcaaagtggagGATAATTACTTGGAAGTGATGCAAATCGTATTACTATTAACTAGAGAGTACTAAATGATTAATGGTaacattgaaaatataaaatgacactTACTTTGAgacttttttctttgcaaaTATGATACATTGACACTTATTTTGGGACTGGGAGAGTCACAAATAGGAGCTTATAGCACTGTTGCATGATTGTGCAGATGAATCTTAAGGAAGCTGTGTTCCATAATTTTGTATCATTTCTGACTAGAATAGGGGAAATTGACAGGTTAATACACATTGAAAGAGATATAATTTCTTTAAATTGTCACTTTTAACTCTAAACTGCATATAATCCTACTACATCGCTCGGTTGTGTTGCTCTTGCTAACATCCACAAATCATATCTTGTTTTAAGGATTTTAATTTCACTATTTTCAGCTATGATAAATCATATTTTCAGTTTGTGGTTTTCTTTGATGCATACCACCTTATACAATGATAGGACCAAAGAAAGTCGAGATAAAATTGCAATGATTATCATATTGTTCTCAACAAGACAACTTAATTTAGATACTTGGATAATCTTATGTTTTATAGAAGCTCTTGCCGGTGTTACTTGCATGTTTTATTATTGAAATACTTCCGTTTGTTAATTTTAAAGGAGTAACTACAAACTGTTGGTTCTATTGTAGGAAAGTCATGGGTCTACCTCTTGCTTCTCTATGCATATGTTCAAGTGTCTCGATGCATTGTAGTTGGAGCACTATTTCCCtttctaaattattttggaTATGGTTTGAATTGGAAAGAAGCTATTATTCTCGTCTGGTCAGGGTTGCGAGGAGCAGTTGCGTTGTCACTTTCACTATCGGTTAAGGCAAGTGTTTATTGACTGATGGATGTACTTCTTCATCGACATAACACCCTCTCAATATTTACCAGTTATATAGGGATATAATTGAGTTTTCCTCAAAAAGGgagaatataaatatattgaGTTTTCTACCTGTTGAAGATAGATGAAGAAATTTGAGATTTCGTGTGCTATTATTTGTTTGGTAACTTATtaattgaaaaccaaaaatttaattaattgatttaagAAAATACTAAGAAAGATGAGAAAGTCGAGTCAGAAATGTTTTAAGAGGGATTCAGAATCATGTTGATTTACATGGtcgaagaagatgaaaagggtTTAGGAGAAATAATTGAGCAGAGAGAGACACATTTTCAACATGAAATTCTGTATTTAAGATTCATCATAATTAGCTAACTAAAGGACATAGCATATATTACTgcatatatctatttttttttaggggtataTATCTATTTATACAGCAGAAAAAGTTTCACAGCACTTGTTTTCCTCTACAATGTATTTAGGGAGCAGGGAAAAAATGTACTTGCATGAGATCATCATTGACATCCATGTTCATATTTTTGTAGTTTAATCTTTtaattgttaatgtttttggtttgtttagCGTTCGAGTGGCAGATCAATTGAATTGACTCCAGAGACGGGAACAATGGTATGCAATTCATATTAATAAAACCCTTGCAGAAAGACTAGCAACTCACTaacatttttcttccaaaaacttCATGATTGTGGAATGAGCCCCACTATATAGAAAATGGAACCCACGTAACTTAGTGGGAGTGTGTTGCTAGTACTGTTCAATGGCTCAAACCCTTGTAAATTTCTAATTCGTAACTCTGCTCTATGATTTTGTAAGATCACTACAACCCCAAATTTCTCGATGTTAAAATTGTCTATATATCTGACTGACATGTGTTTTGATTGTGTAGTTTGTTTTCTTCACCGGTGGAATTGTGTTTTTAACACTTATAGTGAATGGTTCAACCACACAGTTCATATTACACTTCCTTGGCATGAATAAGTTATCATCAGCTAAGGTCAGGGTTCTCTTAATcttccattttaaaaatatcttcaTGTAATGAGAGATGGATTTgtttatccccgtgagcttagctcagttggtagggatattgcatattatatgcaggggccggggttcgaaccccggatactccatttctccacaatttaattgtgtgagctctagccactaggcgtggctacttgaccaaaaaaaaagatggaattGTTTGATATCCCAAATTATTAGTGCTGCTCTTTttgtattcattttttattttatctgaaTTCTCTCGGTCGTTCTTCCTCTTATCTATGAAAATAACTTGaaattttcatatataattcacTGCTGTAAATAGTAACAAATTCTGTAGGCTACTGTGtttcaataaaatgtaaaatatagacagaaaagagaaacaaaaagaaattagtGAGACAAAAATATGATGTCCTCCAAATGGGCTTTTTAATGGTGGAACTTTCGTTAATTTAAAAGAGTGAGATATGGACTGGAAATAATAATTGCAAACATTCTTCTTTTATCAAACATTAATGAGTTTTTGGATGTGCTAAATATGTGTGGGTGCTTATGATATTCCACTGAGAGGAATTGAACTCAAGAAATTTTAGCATCCTATAATTGCTCTTAAATTTAGTACATGTTCCCTACCAAAGTGTGTATTGCAGATGTTAATATGGTCAATCAATCTATGTTTTCTCCTTCTCACTTGTCATGGTAGTCTGCTTATTGATGAGACATATTGATGGCCtgccaaccacgatttctaacaTGGTATCAAAGCATCCTCTAAGATCcattgggccacctgctatcaAGTTTCTGCTATCaggccacccaccatttatatcTACGCTCCAGATGTCTAGTCCTCGATGTGAGGGTGTGTgttaaagagtcccacatcggatgaGAGATGGCCTaccaatgtgtttataagtagttgggcctaacacaaaaCCATAACTCAATTTTTCTGAACTTTCAATTTAAATTACTCTAGAGTTACTATGGCGTATCGGTCCAtctgtgttttctttttctaacttaACATTCATGATACCATAGCTCAGTtctaaaaattgagagttcagaATAATTTAAATGGTAAACCTGGAATTGATGGCACGTGGTGATCCAGGTAGACACAGTCACTATTGTTGGCTGGAAAGGTGCATGGTAACCACCGATATGAGGAAAATCTTAGATTCTAGTGTGCGGAGGTGCTAGTCCAATAGGAAGGAGATAATCACTGGATGGAGACTACAAGTAGTTGGTGAAATAAATGCTCTGAGCATGCTGGCCATGGGTGCAACTTGTAACTACCACCGTGTTCCTTCATTTTGGCTTTTCTTGGTCATTAGTCTAGAAACCCAAAGTAATAGATTTAACAGCAGAGTTCAGAGACGGTGAGTATTGGagaagaaatgtgcagcaaGTGAGCTAATTGATAGATTATATAAGCAATTGGTATTTGTATGAATTTATTATGAAcaataaactataaaaaaattagatttggCAGATACCTATCAGTCTACACTCCATAAAGAAATATTCCATGCTTGTCTTTTTCCTTGGTATTAATTATTAATGGTAGGTAGAAAGGAATGAATGCCTTTCTTCCTATTCTCAATGATTTTGTAATCAAGTTCTAGTTGGTTTTGGTCCTCATATTTTGCTCATGTAATAACAGAGACGTATCCTTGATGTTACAAAGTATGAAATGGCTAATAAAGCATTGAAGGCTTTTAGTGAACTTGGAGATGATGAGGAACTCGGGCCTGCTGACTGGCCCACAGTGAAGAGATATATTTCCTGCTTAAATGACTTTGAAGGTGAACGCGTTCGTCCTCATGGTGCATCTAAAAGTGATGGTGACTTAGATCTTATGAATTTGAAAGACATACGAGTACGCCTTCTGAATGGTATGCAAACAAGTGATGGTGACTTAGATCTTATGAATTTGCAAGACATGCGAGTACGCCTTCTGAATGGTATGCAAACATTTGCATTTGTTTCGATTCTAAGAGATTTTAcatttatagttttttcttttttttaatataagcttACATTTATAGTTTTACATTATTTACACCAGTTCTTTTAACTTTAACAACAGCAGGAACCTCACCACTCTATACCCAGTGTTTCTGTTTGATTAACTGCTTCAAATATTCTAAACCCTTGTACccatttgtttatgttttattggATGGAATGTTTTCCAATTTGATTGAATCTTTTTATCTAACTAGTTGTCCACATAGTTATATGAATTTCattcaaaagtttttcaatttaaagATATAGTAATGCAATTTCTAGTttctatgttttattttgtagCATAGCATGTACAGTTGTAATGAAGGGTTAGTGCTTGCTCTTCTTGGAAGATTTTATGAAGAAAGTAATGGAGTAAAACTCTAATgtccttttttttaaggaaaaactcTAATGTCTTATTACTACACTCTTAGACTGTTTATATAGGAAAAGAATTTACAATAGTAATACACTAATAATGtcagaataaaaataaagagaataaaataaaatcatagagAATCAAATCTGATTTTCACCGATTCTTCCACATTTTTGTACTATTAAAAAAGAGCTTTGGATTGATTTTAAATGTCTAGCAACCAATCTCGGCATTGTCATGAAATTTGGCTTGATGCCTTTTCCTAATTTTTTCCACATAAATCGAACCAAATCATTATCTTATTAACATGCATGAGTTAAATTTGTACTCAATCCCTCCTGGAAGGAAAATACTTTGATTACTAATCTTAGGAAAAGCCTAACTCAAACCCAAAATATGGCTCAAGGGGTGAGGATTCCCAAAACCTTATAAAGATTACTTTGTCCATTTCTTTAGCCGATGAGTGATATCGTCACCCCCCCTCACACCCCAGACAATAAAGATGTTGGAGGCTGCAATATAGACAGTCAATCCGTTTCCAATACACCCTCTCATGTCCAGGACTAGACAACTTGAGCGTGACCAAATGTGGGTGTCTCAATAGCAGATTTAGAATATACTATGATATATCTTAGAATTAAATCTTGGCCCAACTTTAACCCTAAAGCCAGCTCGAGGGCTGATGTTTGCTTAAGTTATTAATACTACTTTGTCCCTATCTATAGCCATGTGAGATCTCAATACGCCTCCTTACACCCAACATAATGAAGGTGGTGGAGTGTGCAATTAAGGCATTCTAAGATGGCTGCAACAAAGGCACTTAGGGTTTCCAATAGTTCTTGTTATATATGATCAAACTAAATCTTGATGGATGGTATTGTTATGAACTTATGATGGCAAAACATGCATTCATCTAAAGGCCTAAGTTAATAAGATGCCCCTGTTGTTTTCATGGTAATagtgtgtgtgcgcgcgcgcgGGCATGTGTTCAAGTGCTTTTCAAAGTTGCTTCTGTTATctcatgttagttttttttaataggtaTGCACACACATAGACAATTAAACATGTGATGGTAATCTTGTGTTGGCTTAGTCCTTTGATAAAGTTCTCATTTGCTAATAATACTAAGAATTTGTGAACTCATTCCTCTCGTATTAGGTGTCCAAGCTGCTTATTGGGAGATGCTTGATGAAAGGAGAATTACGCAAACAATAGCTAATATCCTAATGCTATCAGCGGAAGAATCAATAGATTTGGCTTCATCTGAGCCTCTATGTGACTGGAAAGGTTTAAAACCTAACGTGCACTTCCCAAATTACTACAAGTTCCTCCAGTCAAATATGTTGCCATCGAAGTTGGTTACATACTTCACCGTGGACAGGTTGGAGTCAGCATGTTATATTTGTGCTGCATTTCTTCGTGCTCACAGAATTGCTCGACAACAATTACATGACTTCATAGGTAATAATCTGCCTTTGTCTATTTATCTTCCCAATattatttccaattttttacCTTTTTCCATCTTTCccattttgttttctatttttactAGCTCCATTAACTTAGTTTTTTGGTATAATTGTCAGCCAACACAAACtatcattttgaaaaattattcaatattttcatttaacatATGCACAGCTAGAATCCTGACACCAGGATACATTAAATGATTATAATATACAAGAACAAATTTAAATGAGTTAcaacaattaatttaaaaataaatttaagaacaaataacctttttttgttgtgtcgtttttaattgtttggttCTAGAGGGTGTGCATTGTGCAGAGTTTTCTCCTTCTTCCCTATTCTCCTGTGTTAATTGTGTCAAATACTTGCAGGACTGtaacatgcttcatttcctCAATCAATGTTTATCACTGATGTCCAATCTTAGGAATTGaaataatcaaaatagtttGTGTTTCTATCATCCTATGGAAAATTGGCCAGAATATCCAAGCCATATTGTCCATGCCCACGCCATATCAGAGGCTTTCagatttaagaaataaaatagtctAGTTGTAGTACTCTTTAGATGATGAGGGTGTATCCAAATGTACTGGATATGATgctatattttatattttcagtCTCCACATATCAGTTGTTCAATGCTTTATATTTCATGTTGCTATAttgtgtttttaaaaaaaaacaactgtGGTATATGTCCAATTTTACGTTCTCACCTGTCGCACTATATTCTATTtctagttatttattttgtcTTACTTTTATCAATGTGGTGATAACATAAcatatgttttaattatatttaagatcatttatattaatttcctCTACATATACTTCTGTAGGTGACAGTGACATTTCTTCTGCTGTCATTAATGAAAGTGTTGTCGAGGGAGAAGAAGCACGAAAGTTCCTAGAAGATATTCATTTAACATACCCTCAGGTTTGCTAATTAAACATACCGTTCAATGTTCTCTATTTGGATTAACTCTGACAACTTCAAGTTGGTCGGTCTTTTGTATAGCAGTTTAAAGCTTGGGGTGCCTCATATTTACGGCTATGAAGTGTTAAATAGATTCTTTTTGTGAAGTTTTCTATGTTTTATAATGTGTATGCGTAATTATCAGGTTTTGCGTGTTGTAAAGACGAGGCAAGCAACAGATGTAGTGCTGAATCATTTAATTGCATATGTTCAAAACCTTGAGAAGGCTGGGATATTGGAAAAGAAAGAGATGCTACATCTTCATGATGCTGTCCAGGTATCTTTTGTTATTTCTTATGttaatcttttatttgatgGTTCATTCTTCTGAGATCTATAGTTGGGATGGTCGTctattaattgattaatttatttttcagacTGATTTAAAGAAATTACTTAGAAACCCTCCTTTGGTGAAGCTTCCCAAAATAAGTAATATGCATCCTATGTTGGGTGCTCTACCATCTTCAGTTCGTGAACCACTTGTAAGTGATACAAAGGAAATGATGAAATTGCGTGGCAGGACACTTTACAAGGAAGGTGCCAAGTCAAATGGTATTTGGTTAATTTCTAATGGAGTGGTGAAGGTATCAAGTTCTCTCGGTATGAAGCTTACCTT from Medicago truncatula cultivar Jemalong A17 chromosome 8, MtrunA17r5.0-ANR, whole genome shotgun sequence includes the following:
- the LOC120577421 gene encoding sodium/hydrogen exchanger 7, producing MEVHQIKRCIAQMILLAGPGVVLSTIFLGTLLKLTFPYGWSWKTSLLLGGLLGASDPVAVVALLKELGASKKLSTIIEGESVMNDGVAIVVYTLFYRMVLGETFNWLAIIKFLAQVSLGAVGIGIAFGIASVLWLGFIFNDTVIEISLTLAVSYVAYYTAQVSAEVSGVLALMSFGMFYSAFTRTAFKGERQQSFHYFWEMIAYIANTIIFILSGVVIAEGILSDEQVFSHGKSWVYLLLLYAYVQVSRCIVVGALFPFLNYFGYGLNWKEAIILVWSGLRGAVALSLSLSVKRSSGRSIELTPETGTMFVFFTGGIVFLTLIVNGSTTQFILHFLGMNKLSSAKRRILDVTKYEMANKALKAFSELGDDEELGPADWPTVKRYISCLNDFEGERVRPHGASKSDGDLDLMNLKDIRVRLLNGVQAAYWEMLDERRITQTIANILMLSAEESIDLASSEPLCDWKGLKPNVHFPNYYKFLQSNMLPSKLVTYFTVDRLESACYICAAFLRAHRIARQQLHDFIGDSDISSAVINESVVEGEEARKFLEDIHLTYPQVLRVVKTRQATDVVLNHLIAYVQNLEKAGILEKKEMLHLHDAVQTDLKKLLRNPPLVKLPKISNMHPMLGALPSSVREPLVSDTKEMMKLRGRTLYKEGAKSNGIWLISNGVVKLESKMIQSKHPFHPTFTHGSTLGLYEVLSGIPYICNVVTESIVFYIFVEANKIISCLRSDPSMESFLWQESAIFLSKVLLPQIFEKLTGQDLRALIAEKSEMTIYIRGGTIEIPNHSVAFLLEGHIKTQGRQELVTAPAALLPSHGNRSFQNLLMSGSKEASFIHQGSCYLVEPGARVIVFDIAAFEPDAALVKKSSSGILHAADHPHKSFRRQHSALMSWPEHFYRQNQDKQSSEQQNNSLSAKAMQLSIYGSMVDIPGQSRSLSTNRARLLPQSLSDPIIVPHRSRPLVSVKSEGAATDKMDIGVKGFMQDATNLPSQSTYRRGDDSAIEEDIIVRIDSPSTLSFRQS